A stretch of Camelina sativa cultivar DH55 chromosome 18, Cs, whole genome shotgun sequence DNA encodes these proteins:
- the LOC104762654 gene encoding uncharacterized protein LOC104762654, which yields MVDSGKEFLMLDSYNSIPWLIWIQLFVFVLLLLLLCLVGVFSLDIGYNSFSSSSSSDSVPSTSGSSLSKRFLSGNPVPISHHGLGFSVNSSHVQSHQVGSSQSIKGEITPAVTRRVTTTEEEAEGSLEKDSSRTLHHPCNLFRLAGSAFLKCLGIDRTTEETDDSLRHESKKER from the exons ATGGTGGATTCCGGGAAAGAGTTTTTGATGTTAGATAGCTACAATAGCATCCCATGGCTAATTTGGATCCAATTGTTCGTCTTCGTCCTTCTCTTACTCCTCCTTTGTCTCGTCGGAGTTTTCTCCTTAGATATCGGATATAatagtttctcttcttcttcttcttctgattctgtTCCTTCTACCTCCGGTTCATCTCTTTCTAAGAGATTTCTTTCTGGTAATCCGGTTCCGATTAGCCACCACGGTTTAGGTTTCTCCGTCAATTCGAGTCACGTACAGTCCCATCAG GTTGGAAGCTCTCAAAGCATAAAAGGAGAGATAACACCAGCTGTAACAAGGAGAGTGACGAcaacagaggaagaagcagaaggttCGTTGGAGAAAGATTCGAGTCGTACTTTGCATCATCCGTGTAATTTGTTTAGGCTGGCTGGATCTGCGTTTCTAAAATGTTTAGGGATTGACAGGACTACCGAAGAGACCGATGATTCTTTGAGACACgaatcaaagaaagagagatga
- the LOC104762655 gene encoding elicitor peptide 1-like, whose translation MDKSDRPSEEATYLWIPLQCLDQTLKAILRCLGLFHQDSPSSPGTSNQPEEEEEDDVTEKEEVVVTSRGMNVTSRAIKDKANRKGKEGVSSGRRGQTN comes from the exons ATGGATAAATCAGATAGACCAAGTGAAGAAGCAACTTACCTATGGATTCCTCTTCAGTGCCTCGACCAAACTCTCAAAGCTATCTTGAGATGCCTTGGTCTTTTTCATCAAGATTCTCCGTCGTCTCCGGGAACTTCAAACCAGCCG gaggaggaagaagaagatgatgtcaCCGAGAAAGAGGAGGTCGTTGTGACGTCTAGGGGCATGAATGTGACAAGTAGAGCCATAAAGGACAAAGCTAACAGAAAGGGGAAGGAAGGAGTCAGCTCAGGCCGTCGTGGCCAAACAAATTAG
- the LOC104762653 gene encoding 4-alpha-glucanotransferase DPE1, chloroplastic/amyloplastic-like isoform X2, with translation MTTILSSSSPSLSSLKLFRLSSPVSSLLFDAASFRTRTKPSPSQSQSQSFPMAISSNSTTSLSCISSVGEDFPAEYEHWLPVPDPATRRRAGVLLHPTSFRGPHGIGDLGEEAFRFIDWLHSTGCSVWQDANCGNTLLISLDELVKDGLLLKDELPLPIDADSVNYQTVNKLKSPLITKAAKRLIGGTGELKSKLQDFRNDPSISCWLEDAAYFAAIDNTLNAYSWFEWPEPLKNRHLSALEAIYESQKEFIDLFIAKQFLFQRQWQNVREHARRKGVDIMGDMPIYVGYHSADVWANKKHFLLNKKGFPLLVSGVPPDLFSETGQLWGSPLYDWISMESDQYSWWVNRIRRAQDLYDECRIDHFRGFAGFWAVPSEAKVAMVGRWKVGPGKSLFDAISKGVGKIKIIAEDLGVITKDVVELRKSIGAPGMAVLQFAFGGGADNPHLPHNHEVNQVVYSGTHDNDTIRGWWDTLDKEGKSKAMKYLSIAGEDDISWSVIQAAFSSTAQTAIIPMQDILGLGSSARMNTPATEVGNWGWRIPNSTSFDHLKSESDRLRDLLSLYGRI, from the exons ATGACGACGATTCTTAGCTCGTCCTCTCCttcactctcttctctcaaGCTTTTCCGATTATCCTCTCCGGTATCATCATTATTATTCGACGCAGCTTCTTTCAGGACCAGGACAAAGCCGTCGCCGTCGCAGTCGCAGTCGCAGTCGTTCCCAATGGCTATTTCGAGCAATTCGACGACTTCTCTCTCTTGTATTAGCAGCGTCGGTGAAGATTTTCCAGCAGAGTATGAGCACTGGCTACCGGTTCCTGATCCCGCGACCCGGAGAAGAGCTGGCGTTTTGCTTCATCCGACGTCGTTTCGCGGTCCTCACGGCATTGGTGATCTCGGTGAAGAAGCTTTCCGATTCATCGATTGGCTTCATTCTACTGGCTGCTCCGTTTGGCAG GATGCAAATTGTGGGAACACATTGTTGATTTCTCTGGATGAGCTTGTCAAGGATGGCTTACTATTGAAGGATGAGCTCCCACTACCAAT TGATGCTGACTCTGTGAACTATCAAACTGTCAACAAGTTAAAGAGTCCCTTGATAACTAAG GCAGCAAAGAGGCTTATTGGTGGCACTGGTGAACTGAAGAGCAAACTGCAGGATTTTCGTAACGACCCCTCTATATCAT GTTGGCTTGAAGATGCTGCGTACTTTGCAGCTATTGACAATACTTTAAATGCATATAGTTGGTTTGAGTGGCCTGAACCACTTAAAAACCGTCATCTTTCAGCCTTGGAAGCTATATATGAAAGTCAAAAGGAGTTT ATAGACTTGTTCATTGCTAAGCAGTTTTTGTTCCAAAGGCAGTGGCAGAATGTTCGTGAGCATGCACGGCGTAAAGGAGTTGATATAATGGGGGATATGCCCATTTATGTAGGATATCACAGTGCAGACGTTTGGGCAAATAAGAAACATTTCTTACTG AACAAGAAAGGCTTTCCTCTTCTTGTTAGCGGTGTTCCTCCTGACTTGTTCAGTGAAACTGGTCAACTGTGGGGAAG tCCTCTTTATGACTGGATATCAATGGAGAGTGACCAATATTCTTGGTGGGTTAACCGAATACGACGTGCACAGGACTTGTATGATGAATGCAGGATTGATCATTTCAGAGGATTTGCAGGGTTTTGGGCGGTCCCTTCTG AAGCGAAAGTTGCCATGGTTGGACGATGGAAG GTAGGACCTGGAAAGTCTTTATTTGATGCCATTTCAAAAGGCGTTGGGAAGATCAAAATCATTGCTGAAGATTTG GGAGTTATTACTAAAGATGTAGTTGAGCTGAGGAAATCTATTGGAGCGCCTGGAATGGCTGTCCTCCAATTTG CTTTTGGAGGCGGCGCCGATAACCCACATTTACCTCACAATCATGAAGTAAACCAAGTTGTATACTCTGGAACTCATGACAACGACACT ATTCGAGGTTGGTGGGACACTCTGGACAAAGAAGGGAAGTCTAAG GCAATGAAATACCTGTCGATAGCTGGAGAAGACGATATATCATGGTCAGTCATCCAAGCTGCATTCTCTTCTACAGCTCAAACCGCAATCATACCGATGCAAGACATTCTCGGACTTGGAAGTTCTGCCAGAATGAACACTCCAGCCACTGAG GTGGGGAATTGGGGTTGGAGGATCCCGAATTCGACGAGCTTTGACCATCTAAAATCTGAATCTGACAGACTCAGAGATCTTTTGTCATTGTACGGACGGATTTGA
- the LOC104763670 gene encoding uncharacterized protein LOC104763670, with product MLSQAPFNNLPPNVLFISVDCDSVLPLSYLSSAGYNIFVAKKKNTNGYLSYTPFAYATWLWNDSQKGTDAYEKYCQEHGFILSMNNTFSSSSTTAFSSILMLSYIADLCAPQTNTIGSRSTDKIVRRSEEEPYLWIPIQFLDQTVIAIFKCLGLLCPTAKKTSVTLYQPDEEEDVAMKDDGVVVLTRGRMKARAKKKDKENTSKGRPGQTNKLLNAAIETSVLNKEQIEISGD from the exons atgttGAGTCAGGCACCTTTTAACAATCTCCCACCTAACGTCCTTTTCATTTCTGTTGATTGTGATTCTGTCTTACCATTAAGTTATTTGTCATCTGCCggatataatatatttgtggctaagaagaaaaatacaaatggCTATTTGAGTTATACGCCATTTGCTTATGCCACGTGGTTGTGGAATGATTCACAGAAAGGAACCGATGCGTATGAGAAATATTGTCAGGAACATGGTTTCATATTGAGTATGAATAatactttctcttcttcttctactactgctTTTTCTTCTATATTGATGTTG AGTTATATAGCTGATCTGTGCGCTCCTCAAACCAATACTATCGGATCTCGATCGACGGACAAAATAGTCAGACGAAGCGAGGAAGAACCTTATCTATGGATCCCAATTCAGTTTCTCGACCAAACTGTCATAGCTATCTTCaagtgtcttggtcttctttgtCCGACAGCGAAGAAAACTTCGGTGACTTTATACCAACCG gacgaagaagaagatgttgccATGAAAGACGATGGTGTCGTTGTGTTGACTAGAGGCCGCATGAAGGCCAGAGCTAAGAAAAAGGATAAAGAAAACACTAGTAAAGGTCGACCTGGCCAAACTAATAAATTACTCAACGCAGCAATAGAAACTTCTGTCTTGAACAAGGAGCAAATAGAAATTTCTGGGGATTAA
- the LOC104762653 gene encoding 4-alpha-glucanotransferase DPE1, chloroplastic/amyloplastic-like isoform X1: MTTILSSSSPSLSSLKLFRLSSPVSSLLFDAASFRTRTKPSPSQSQSQSFPMAISSNSTTSLSCISSVGEDFPAEYEHWLPVPDPATRRRAGVLLHPTSFRGPHGIGDLGEEAFRFIDWLHSTGCSVWQVLPLVPPDEGGSPYAGQDANCGNTLLISLDELVKDGLLLKDELPLPIDADSVNYQTVNKLKSPLITKAAKRLIGGTGELKSKLQDFRNDPSISCWLEDAAYFAAIDNTLNAYSWFEWPEPLKNRHLSALEAIYESQKEFIDLFIAKQFLFQRQWQNVREHARRKGVDIMGDMPIYVGYHSADVWANKKHFLLNKKGFPLLVSGVPPDLFSETGQLWGSPLYDWISMESDQYSWWVNRIRRAQDLYDECRIDHFRGFAGFWAVPSEAKVAMVGRWKVGPGKSLFDAISKGVGKIKIIAEDLGVITKDVVELRKSIGAPGMAVLQFAFGGGADNPHLPHNHEVNQVVYSGTHDNDTIRGWWDTLDKEGKSKAMKYLSIAGEDDISWSVIQAAFSSTAQTAIIPMQDILGLGSSARMNTPATEVGNWGWRIPNSTSFDHLKSESDRLRDLLSLYGRI; encoded by the exons ATGACGACGATTCTTAGCTCGTCCTCTCCttcactctcttctctcaaGCTTTTCCGATTATCCTCTCCGGTATCATCATTATTATTCGACGCAGCTTCTTTCAGGACCAGGACAAAGCCGTCGCCGTCGCAGTCGCAGTCGCAGTCGTTCCCAATGGCTATTTCGAGCAATTCGACGACTTCTCTCTCTTGTATTAGCAGCGTCGGTGAAGATTTTCCAGCAGAGTATGAGCACTGGCTACCGGTTCCTGATCCCGCGACCCGGAGAAGAGCTGGCGTTTTGCTTCATCCGACGTCGTTTCGCGGTCCTCACGGCATTGGTGATCTCGGTGAAGAAGCTTTCCGATTCATCGATTGGCTTCATTCTACTGGCTGCTCCGTTTGGCAG GTTCTTCCTCTTGTTCCTCCAGACGAAGGAGGATCTCCTTATGCAGGACAG GATGCAAATTGTGGGAACACATTGTTGATTTCTCTGGATGAGCTTGTCAAGGATGGCTTACTATTGAAGGATGAGCTCCCACTACCAAT TGATGCTGACTCTGTGAACTATCAAACTGTCAACAAGTTAAAGAGTCCCTTGATAACTAAG GCAGCAAAGAGGCTTATTGGTGGCACTGGTGAACTGAAGAGCAAACTGCAGGATTTTCGTAACGACCCCTCTATATCAT GTTGGCTTGAAGATGCTGCGTACTTTGCAGCTATTGACAATACTTTAAATGCATATAGTTGGTTTGAGTGGCCTGAACCACTTAAAAACCGTCATCTTTCAGCCTTGGAAGCTATATATGAAAGTCAAAAGGAGTTT ATAGACTTGTTCATTGCTAAGCAGTTTTTGTTCCAAAGGCAGTGGCAGAATGTTCGTGAGCATGCACGGCGTAAAGGAGTTGATATAATGGGGGATATGCCCATTTATGTAGGATATCACAGTGCAGACGTTTGGGCAAATAAGAAACATTTCTTACTG AACAAGAAAGGCTTTCCTCTTCTTGTTAGCGGTGTTCCTCCTGACTTGTTCAGTGAAACTGGTCAACTGTGGGGAAG tCCTCTTTATGACTGGATATCAATGGAGAGTGACCAATATTCTTGGTGGGTTAACCGAATACGACGTGCACAGGACTTGTATGATGAATGCAGGATTGATCATTTCAGAGGATTTGCAGGGTTTTGGGCGGTCCCTTCTG AAGCGAAAGTTGCCATGGTTGGACGATGGAAG GTAGGACCTGGAAAGTCTTTATTTGATGCCATTTCAAAAGGCGTTGGGAAGATCAAAATCATTGCTGAAGATTTG GGAGTTATTACTAAAGATGTAGTTGAGCTGAGGAAATCTATTGGAGCGCCTGGAATGGCTGTCCTCCAATTTG CTTTTGGAGGCGGCGCCGATAACCCACATTTACCTCACAATCATGAAGTAAACCAAGTTGTATACTCTGGAACTCATGACAACGACACT ATTCGAGGTTGGTGGGACACTCTGGACAAAGAAGGGAAGTCTAAG GCAATGAAATACCTGTCGATAGCTGGAGAAGACGATATATCATGGTCAGTCATCCAAGCTGCATTCTCTTCTACAGCTCAAACCGCAATCATACCGATGCAAGACATTCTCGGACTTGGAAGTTCTGCCAGAATGAACACTCCAGCCACTGAG GTGGGGAATTGGGGTTGGAGGATCCCGAATTCGACGAGCTTTGACCATCTAAAATCTGAATCTGACAGACTCAGAGATCTTTTGTCATTGTACGGACGGATTTGA
- the LOC104762656 gene encoding elicitor peptide 3-like — translation MENMRNDGEENDSHWIPFTFFEQSSLTIPILKCLGLESSSSSSDLSSSSSSSHSEEDDGMVIKEEEEDTMTTVEITTRRLQKRPKPPTSSGKGGKHN, via the coding sequence ATGGAGAATATGAGAAACGACGGGGAAGAAAACGATTCTCACTGGATCCCATTTACGTTCTTTGAACAATCTTCACTAACGATTCCTATCTTGAAGTGTCTCGGTCTGGAAAGCTCATCTTCCTCTAGTGatctttcgtcttcttcttcttcatctcataGCGAGGAAGATGACGGTATGGTAataaaggaggaggaggaagatacCATGACCACCGTTGAAATCACAACTCGGCGGTTGCAGAAGAGACCCAAGCCTCCAACAAGCTCAGGAAAAGGAGGAAAACACAATTAG